Proteins encoded by one window of Ascochyta rabiei chromosome 1, complete sequence:
- a CDS encoding Inositol-phosphate phosphatase: MQDVVQKHHPEVNNGSLPAELNKANASATQSKMVEHLIEFVKDLRPPKAVEGRSDTKGKSKAASAALLSLGDVRRSRDRTTLISVYLPVSCIDSQIAHFYCVEDGSLACSEVAEVNCSYLTNSTGSISWVLVEREASLLNDINPELGFTRSLFLSPHPRQGNPIYSQGSLLTALDDMGPDRDLVFTTLPVGSVEVIKKEDQQPLATSTTYWRLATSSIRLANILHKVQDVFIELAEAAGVVMVKAEHDVAAGWLLVEEAGGIVASANPGDWHPTMEGRTYFPVRGAKREEQKAVVEELWEVMGGRRFVYADTKAPKDGGISAAATD; encoded by the exons ATGCAGGACGTGGTCCAAAAACATCACCCCGAGGTCAACAATGGTTCACTCCCAGCTGAACTGAACAAAGCCAATGCTTCTGCTACCCAGAGCAAGATGGTCGAGCACCTGATTGAATTCGTTAAGG ACTTAAGGCCGCCAAAAGCTGTAGAGGGTAGGTCAGACACCAAGGGCAAGAGCAAGGCCGCCTCTGCTGCACTACTGTCGCTGGGAGACGTGCGACGAAGCAGGGACCGCACTACCCTGATTTCTGTTTACCTGCCCGTCTCTTGCATAGACAGCCAGATAGCCCACTTCTACTGTGTAGAAGACGGCAGTCTTGCCTGCAGTGAGGTTGCCGAAGTGAACTGCTCCTACCTAACCAACAGTACCGGCAGCATATCTTGGGTATTGGTGGAGCGAGAGGCTTCACTTCTCAACGATATCAACCCTGAGCTTGGGTTTACCCGGTCTCTCTTCCTCTCTCCCCATCCTCGCCAGGGAAATCCCATCTACTCGCAAGGTTCCTTGCTTACCGCACTCGATGACATGGGGCCGGACCGCGACCTGGTCTTCACCACCCTCCCTGTTGGCTCGGTGGAGGTGATCAAGAAGGAAGACCAGCAGCCT CTCGCAACCTCTACAACCTACTGGCGGCTCGCAACCTCCAGCATCCGGCTCGCAAACATTCTGCACAAGGTCCAGGATGTCTTCATCGAGCTTGCCGAAGCTGCGGGCGTCGTCATGGTCAAGGCCGAGCATGAT GTTGCCGCCGGCTGGCTTCTTGTCGAAGAGGCGGGCGGCATCGTCGCTTCTGCGAACCCGGGCGACTGGCACCCGACAATGGAGGGCCGCACATACTTCCCTGTCCGTGGTGCGAAGCGCGAGGAGCAGAAGGCGGTTGTGGAGGAATTGTGGGAGGTCATGGGCGGTCGCAGGTTCGTCTACGCGGATACGAAGGCGCCGAAGGATGGAGGTATTTCTGCGGCTGCCACGGATTGA
- a CDS encoding low affinity high capacity ammonium permease, which translates to MSYSWIGPPAEFNGTNEITGGDSLTENLNQWYDAGDQAYILVASAMVMVMIPGLAFLYSGLARRKSALSLIWACMFSASVITFQWYFWGYSLAFGPSTNGFIGNLDKFGLKGVLGAPSPGSPLIPELLYSFYQMQFCAVTAAIVVGCVAERGRLIPMMIFIWLWATIVYCPVAYWAWNSNGWFFKWGGLDYAGGGPVEIVSGCSALAYSMILGRRQEKMMLNFRPHNVSLITLGTVFLWFGWLGFNGGSAFGANLRAVMACWNSNLTAMFAAMTWVILDWRLARKWSMVGWCSGVISGLVAATPASGYLTPWGSVILGITTGIVANFATKIKFWIRIDDSLDVFAEHGVAGMWGLFLNGILGADYIIGLDGVNNGLTAGAITGSPEAIYKQIAYIAACTAYSFVVSAILAFVINKIPGLHLRASEEAELLGMDDDQLGEFAYDYVEVRRDYLAWTPAKGEPLNGEHSVPQGERHGIPQHSEMLEGKTPSEHSGHEHTGIAGDRHAVAMGPEHEKTTPPSSSRDYA; encoded by the exons ATGTCGTACTCGTGGATTGGGCCTCCGGCCGAGTTCAATGGAACGAACGAAATCACAGGTGGAGACTCAT TGACCGAGAACTTGAACCAATGGTACGATGCCGGTGACCAGGCCTACATCCTCGTGGCCTCCGCCATGGTCATGGTCATGATTCCCGGTCTAGCTTTCCTCTACTCCGGTCTTGCGCGCAGGAAGTCTGCCCTCTCCCTCATCTGGGCGTGCATGTTCTCCGCCTCCGTCATCACCTTCCAGTGGTACTTCTGGGGATACTCGCTCGCCTTCGGCCCCTCGACCAACGGCTTCATTGGAAACCTCGACAAGTTCGGTCTCAAGGGTGTGCTTGGTGCTCCCAGCCCGGGAAGCCCTCTGATTCCAGAGCTGCTGTACTCTTTCTACCAG ATGCAATTCTGCGCCGTCACGGCTGCCATTGTCGTCGGTTGTGTTGCTGAACGCGGTCGCCTGATCCCGATGATGATCTTTATCTGGCTCTGGGCCACCATCGTATACTGCCCTGTCGCATACTGGGCCTGGAACTCGAACGGCTGGTTTTTCAAATGGGGTGGACTCGACTACGCTGGCGGCGGTCCCGTTGAGATCGTTTCCGGTTGCAGCGCGCTCGCCTACTCGATGATCCTCGGTCGTCGCCAGGAGAAGATGATGCTCAACTTCCGCCCGCACAACGTCTCGCTAATCACTCTCGGTACCGTGTTCCTGTGGTTTGGATGGCTGGGCTTCAACGGTGGATCGGCTTTCGGTGCCAACCTTCGCGCTGTCATGGCTTGCTGGAACTCGAACTTGACCGCCATGTTCGCCGCCATGACTTGGGTGATTCTCGATTGGCGCCTTGCCCGCAAGTGGTCCATGGTCGGTTGGTGTTCCGGTGTCATCTCTGGTCTGGTTGCTGCCACCCCCGCATCTGGTTACCTGACCCCCTGGGGAAGCGTCATTCTTGGCATCACCACCGGCATTGTTGCCAACTTTGCCACCAAGA TCAAGTTCTGGATCCGCATTGACGATTCCCTCGATGTCTTCGCTGAGCACGGCGTCGCTGGAATGTGGGGGCTCTTCCTCAACGGTATTCTCGGTGCCGACTACATCATCGGTCTCGACGGTGTCAACAACGGTCTGACTGCTGGCGCCATCACCGGCTCTCCTGAAGCCATCTACAAGCAAATCGCCTACATCGCCGCCTGCACCGCCTACTCGTTCGTCGTCAGCGCCATCCTTGCCTTTGTCATCAACAAGATCCCCGGTCTGCACCTGCGCGCCTCGGAGGAAGCAGAGCTGCTCGGCATGGACGACGACCAGCTCGGCGAATTCGCCTACGACTACGTCGAGGTGCGCCGCGACTACCTCGCCTGGACACCCGCAAAGGGCGAGCCCCTGAACGGCGAGCACAGCGTCCCCCAGGGCGAGCGCCACGGCATCCCCCAGCACAGCGAGATGCTCGAGGGCAAGACTCCCAGCGAGCACAGCGGCCACGAGCACACCGGCATCGCCGGCGACCGCCACGCCGTCGCCATGGGCCCCGAGCACGAGAAGACCACACCTCCTTCGTCGTCGCGCGACTACGCCTAG